In bacterium, the genomic window TCAAGACGTTCTACGAGACGAACTCCGAACGATTCCGCACCGAGGAGCAGCGGCTGGTCTCACGCATCGTCCTCCCCTTCGGGAAGAAGGACCGGGACGCGGTGCGGAAGAGGGCGGAGGAGATCCTCGCCAAGGCGTCGAAGGGGAAGGCCGATTTCGACGCCCAGGCGAAGGCGCAAGCTCGCGGGAAAGGCGGGGAGGCCTGGCTCTCGCGCAAGGACGCCGGTGAGGCGCTCTCGGGGCCGCTGTTCCAGGCCTCCGTCGACACGGTGGTCGGGCCGGTCGAGCTCCCGGACAGTTTCGTCCTCGCCCGGGTGAACCGGATCCGGTTCCCGGAAGCGGTTCCCCTCGCCCAGGCCCGCGACCGCGTCGTGGAGCAGATCCGTCGCGAGAAGGGGAAGGACCAGGCCGTGGTCAAGGCGTACGAAGCGCAGCCGAAGGCGGCCTCCGCGAAAAGCGTGAAGGCGACGGCTGCGTCTTACGGCGTGCCGGTCGTGGAGACCGGCTGGATGGGGGCGGAAGGGGCGCCCGGCGTCCCCGCGGCGCTGGCCCAGGACGCGCTGTTGCTCCCCTCGGGCGAGGTGGCCCCCGTGAAGACCATCGGGGATACCCACTATCTCTTCCAGGTGACGGCGAAGGAGGATTCCCGCGTTCCCCCGCTATCGGAGGTGCGCGACAAGGTCGCCGCGGAGGTCGCCCGCGAGAAAAGGGCGGCGTCCGCCCAGGCGGCGATGCAGCGGGTCCTCGCTTCCTCGAACACGGCGGCGGAGCTTGAAGCGAACGCGAAGAAGGCGGGGCTTTCCTCAACCCTCACCGGTTGGTTCGCCCCCCTTTCGGAATCGGTCCCCGAGGCGCTCGCCGGGGCCGGCGACCTCCGGAAGGACCTCTCCGCCCTCTCCGGGAAGGCGCCGGTTTCCCGGAAGGTGTACAAGGGTCGGGAGGGGGTTTCCCTCGCCGTTGCGTTTTCCGCCGAGCAGCTACCCTCAGACGCCGAGTGGGCGGAGAAGAAGGCGGGCCTCCTGAAAGGCCTGGCGGAGCGGAAAAAGAACGCGACGCTCGAGGCGTTCCTCTCGGACCGCCGCAAGAGCGCCAAGGTGGAGATCAATCCCGAAGCGCTCAAGTAGCCCGACACGCAGGGGGGACACGCATTGCCCATACGGCGGGAAAGACAGGCGTGTTCCCCGCCGGGCAAAGGTCGAGTGTCCCTGGTTTGTTTCCTTCTCCTTCTCGGACTCCTGTCCGTCCCCGCATCCGCCGCGGAAACGGGTGTCGTCGACGAAGTCGTCGACGGCGACACCCTGCGCGTCCGCACAGCCGGGAGCGCAACAGCAATTACCGTCCGCCTCATCGGGATCGACGCCCCCGAGAGGAGCCACCCGACCCTCGGGAAGGAGTTCCTCTCCGACGAGGCCGCCTCCCATCTCGCCTCCCTCTGCCGTGGAAAAACCGTCCGGATGGAGAAGGACGCCGAGGAAACCGACAAGTACGACCGTCTCCTGCGGTATGTCTCCCTGCCGCCGCCGGACGGGCGGCTGCTGAACGAGGAGATGATCCGCGCCGGCCTGGCCCGCGCCTATACGCGGTTCCCCTTCTCGCGGAAAAACGCGTTTCTCGCCGCAGAGGGACGCGCGAGGCGGGAGGAAGCGGGACTCTGGAAGGACGAAGGGATGGCGGAAGCGCGGTGGCTCGCCGCGGGGAACACCGCCCCCGTCGAGGTTTTCCCCTCCGGAGGAAGGACCTTCGCCCTCGCCTACAAGGGGCTCGCGAAGGGGGGGGTGGAGCGCGCCGACCTTCCGAAGGAGATCGAAGGGATCCTGCGGCTGCGGGGAGAGCTGTCGGACGCCGAGTTCGCGTCGAAGGCCCGGGACCGGGGGTTCCGCCCGATCGACCCGCCGATGACGGGCCCGGCGAAATCCGCGTCGAAGGGACCGCCCGCGCCCCAACCGGCTTCCGCGATCGGCGGGACGGTCGTCCCGTGGGAGGATGCCCCCCGCCACGAGGGCGAGGAGATCGTCGTCGAGGGGACGATCGTCCGGACGCACCGGACGGCAAAGACGGTTTATCTCAACTTCCATCCGAACTGGAAGCGGTACCTCACGGTCGTCATCTTCGCGAAGGACCTCCCCCGCTTCCCCGGGAATCCCGAGAAGGCCTACAAGGGAAAGAAGGTCCGCGTCCGTGGCGAGGTGAAGCGCTACAAGGACCGCCCCGAGATGATCGTACGCTCGCCGGGTGACATCACCGTCGTACCGTAATGTTTGCGCGTAGTGGTGCGGAGGGCGCAGCGGGGGGTTCCACGGAGCGGCGTCTGTTTCGAACTGGAGCCAGGGATGGCGGGAAGGAGAAACAGCGCAGGTGAGGAGACCATGGACGGTCGACGAACCGTAGCGGAGTGGAAGCCCCCCGCGAGCACCGAAGCACGAAACGCGCAACGCATCTGGCGGAAATGACCGGGGGGCCTCGAAACGAGGCCCCCCGGGGTAACGCGGGATGGTTGCGGTGCGGCTTACGCTTCGTCCGTCTTGATCCGCATCCCGTAGAACGACCGGTAGACGAAGTACGTGGAGATGAGGAAGAAGACCGCCGCGAGGATGTGGCTCACGGTCGGGTCGAGAGTGATCGCCAGCTCGACCGCCAGCAGCCCGAACAGCGTGGTGAACTTGATGATCGGGTTCATGGCGACCGACGAGGTGTCCTTGTACGGGTCGCCGACGGTGTCGCCCACGATGGTGGCCGCGTGCAGCTCCGTCCCCTTCATGTTCAGTTCGGTCTCGACGAGCTTCTTGGCGTTGTCCCAGGCGCCGCCGGCGTTCGCCATGAAGATCGCCTGGTAGAGGCCGAAGATCGCGATCGAGATCAGGTACCCGATGAAGTAGTAGTGGTTCACGCAGGCGAAGGCCAGGGTGCTGAAGAAGACGACCAGGAAGATGTTGAACATCCCCTTCTGCGCGTACTGCGTGCAGATCTCGACGACCTTCTTGCTGTCCTCGACCGACGCCCTCTCGCCGCCGCCCTCGAGCTTGATGTTCTTCTTGATGAACTCGACCGCCCGGTAGGCGCCGGTGGTCACCGCCTGGCACGACGCCCCGGAGAACCAGAAGATCACTGCCCCGCCGGTGATCAGCCCAAGGAGGAAGAGCGGGTTCATGATGGAAAGCCCCTCATAGATCCCCTGGGGTCCCACCGTGCCGTATTTCGCCGAAAGGAGCTGGATGATCGAAAAGATGAGGGTGGTAGCGCCGACGACGGCCGTTCCGATGAGCACCGGCTTGGCGGTCGCCTTGAAGGTGTTCCCCGCCCCGTCGTTCTCTTCGAGGTACACCTTCGCGTTCTCGAAGTCGGGCTCGAAGCCGAACTCCTTCTTGACGTCCTGCTTGATGTTCGGAAGCGTCTCGATCGCGGAGAGCTCGTACACCGACTGGGCGTTGTCGGTCACCGGGCCGTAGGAGTCGACGGCGATCGTGACCGGCCCCATTCCGAGGAAGCCGAAGGCGATCAGCCCGAAGGAGAAGATCGCCGGGGCCACCATAATGTCGCCCAGCCCCAGCGTGGAGACGGCGTAGCCGCCCGCCATCAGCGCGATGATCGCGATCCCCAGCCAGTAGGCGGCGAAGTTCCCGGCGATCAGGCCCGAGAGGATGTTGAGGGACGCGCCGCCCTCGCGGGAGGCGGTAACCACCTCGCGGACGTGGCCCGAGTTCGTGGAGGTGAAGACCTTGACCAGCTCGGGGATGATCGCGCCGGCCAGGGTTCCGCAGGTGATGATCGTGGAGAGCTTCCACCAGAGCGTCCCGTCGCCGAGCGCGGGGATCAGCAGGTACGAGAGGAGATACGTCATCGCGATGGAGACGAACGAGGTCAGCCAGACGAGGGAGGTCAACGGGTGCTCGAAGTTGAACTTCGCCGACTCGCCGTACTTCCCCTTGTTGTACACGCCGTTGATCCCGTAGGAGACGGCGCTCGTCACGATCATCCCGATGCGCATCACGAAGATCCAGACCAGGAGCTGGATCTGGATCCCCTCCTTCGCCGCGGGATCGAGCTTGTGCCCGACCGCGAGGAGGATGAAGGTGATGAGAGCGACGCCCGTGACGCCGTACGTCTCGAAACCGTCCGCCGTGGGGCCGACCGAGTCGCCCGCGTTGTCGCCCGTGCAGTCGGCGATGACGCCGGGGTTGCGGACGTCGTCCTCCTTGATCTTGAAGACGATCTTCATCAGGTCCGACCCGATGTCGGCGATCTTGGTGAAGATGCCGCCCGCGATCCGCAGCGCCGCGGCGCCCAGCGACTCGCCGATCGCGAAGCCGATGAAGCAGGGACCCGCCATCTCGCCGGGGACGAAGAGGAGGATGATGAGCATGAGGACCAGTTCGACGGCGATCAGGAGCATTCCGATGCTCATCCCGGCCTTGAGCGGGATCTCCATCGTCGGGTACGGCTTCCCCTTCAGCCCGGCGAAGGCGGTCCGCGAGTTGGCGTAGGTGTTCATCCGGATCCCGAACCACGCCACCGAGTAGCTGCCGAGGATGCCGATGATGCTGAAGACGATGATGACGAAGATCTTGAAGGTACCCATCTCGCGGCTGAAGTACCAGACCATGATGGCGGCGATGAAGGCCCACAGGATGGCGAGGAACTTCCCCTGGGTGATGAGGTACGTCTTGCACGTCTCGTAGATCAGCTCGGAGATATCGAGCATCGACTTGTGGACCGGCAGGTTCCGGATCTGCGAGAACTGGACGAGGCTGAAGGCGATGCCGAGGAGGCAGATGACGAGCCCACCCAGCAGCAGGTTGTGCCCGTTCATCCCGAGGAAGCTCTGCTTCGCCAGGTCGGGGATGATCAGATCCGCCTCGCTCGCGTTGGCCGCGGTGGCCAGCAGGACGAGAACCAGCGCCGCCATCGCGGGGAACAACTTCCTCGCGAGGGCGGTAAACCTTGCGACAACCGTGTCAGTCATGGCCCCTCCGTATCGGTTCTGTTTTTAACGGATAGTGCGTGGCGGGAGATCCGCCGGAATTTCCGTGAAATCGGTCGGGTCGGGACACAGTCGACAGCCGCCCGCATCCGAAACGGGCAATTTGTACCACGCGACGTCCCGCAGGTCAAGGGGAAACCCGGCCCGCCGCCCGGTGGTATATTATCGGCATGGATTTCCGGGGGAAACTGATCCTCGCCCCGCTGGCGGGTGTGACGGATACGACGTTCCGGCGGCTTTGCCGGGAGAACGGCGCGGACATCGTCGTCACGGAGATGGTGTCGGCCAAGGGTCTCCTGTGCGACCCGACCCGGTCCGGGCGGTACCTCGAGTACGATCCGGCGGAGCGCCCCGTGGGCGCCCAACTGTTCGGCGCCGATCCCGGCGAGATCGCGGAAGCCGCGGCCGAGGTCGCCCGCCGCGGGTTCGACTTCGTGGACATCAACATGGGGTGTCCCGTACGGAAGGTGACCGGCGGCGGGTCCGGGGCGGCGATCCTGTCGAATCCCCGCCTCGCGGGGGAGATCGCCCGGGCGGCGGTCCGGGCCGCCGGGATCCCGGTGACGGCGAAGATCCGCTCGGGCTTCGGGACGGAGAAGGATACGTACCTCGCGGTGGCGGAGGAGCTGTTCGCCGCCGGCATCGCCGCCGTGACCCTGCATCCCCGCCATCGGGGGCAGATGTTCGCGGGAACCGCGGA contains:
- a CDS encoding tRNA-dihydrouridine synthase encodes the protein MDFRGKLILAPLAGVTDTTFRRLCRENGADIVVTEMVSAKGLLCDPTRSGRYLEYDPAERPVGAQLFGADPGEIAEAAAEVARRGFDFVDINMGCPVRKVTGGGSGAAILSNPRLAGEIARAAVRAAGIPVTAKIRSGFGTEKDTYLAVAEELFAAGIAAVTLHPRHRGQMFAGTADWTQIAALKRAFPGETVIGNGDVRAPGDAARMLAETGCDSVMIGRAAMGCPWIFAALKREIALPGRGEGTRGVPACPGTWPSLAIAADARRALILRHGEEMFLRNGEHGIREMRKHLAWYSRGIQGAAAFRSELPKVADPDSFRAVVGRFF
- a CDS encoding SurA N-terminal domain-containing protein, producing the protein MLSNLRRNKGSWAIKIILSFIALTFIWWGVGTYSERDRNVAATVGGETITTSDLDEAVAGLEKTYREVYGPAFTPEMAKALNLKKQAMDSLVQRKILLAEAGKMGLSATDEEVQREIAAVPAFQQNGQFSEERYRSVLSYNRVGTAEFEASKRVEITLKKIEGLLGAGALVPDTEARELFQVASRKIRLLVVTADPGKVKTEAPTEGEILAKYEQAKERFRASARVKLAVAAFTPDRFGREVQPSEAEIKTFYETNSERFRTEEQRLVSRIVLPFGKKDRDAVRKRAEEILAKASKGKADFDAQAKAQARGKGGEAWLSRKDAGEALSGPLFQASVDTVVGPVELPDSFVLARVNRIRFPEAVPLAQARDRVVEQIRREKGKDQAVVKAYEAQPKAASAKSVKATAASYGVPVVETGWMGAEGAPGVPAALAQDALLLPSGEVAPVKTIGDTHYLFQVTAKEDSRVPPLSEVRDKVAAEVAREKRAASAQAAMQRVLASSNTAAELEANAKKAGLSSTLTGWFAPLSESVPEALAGAGDLRKDLSALSGKAPVSRKVYKGREGVSLAVAFSAEQLPSDAEWAEKKAGLLKGLAERKKNATLEAFLSDRRKSAKVEINPEALK
- a CDS encoding thermonuclease family protein; translated protein: MSLVCFLLLLGLLSVPASAAETGVVDEVVDGDTLRVRTAGSATAITVRLIGIDAPERSHPTLGKEFLSDEAASHLASLCRGKTVRMEKDAEETDKYDRLLRYVSLPPPDGRLLNEEMIRAGLARAYTRFPFSRKNAFLAAEGRARREEAGLWKDEGMAEARWLAAGNTAPVEVFPSGGRTFALAYKGLAKGGVERADLPKEIEGILRLRGELSDAEFASKARDRGFRPIDPPMTGPAKSASKGPPAPQPASAIGGTVVPWEDAPRHEGEEIVVEGTIVRTHRTAKTVYLNFHPNWKRYLTVVIFAKDLPRFPGNPEKAYKGKKVRVRGEVKRYKDRPEMIVRSPGDITVVP
- a CDS encoding sodium-translocating pyrophosphatase; translation: MAALVLVLLATAANASEADLIIPDLAKQSFLGMNGHNLLLGGLVICLLGIAFSLVQFSQIRNLPVHKSMLDISELIYETCKTYLITQGKFLAILWAFIAAIMVWYFSREMGTFKIFVIIVFSIIGILGSYSVAWFGIRMNTYANSRTAFAGLKGKPYPTMEIPLKAGMSIGMLLIAVELVLMLIILLFVPGEMAGPCFIGFAIGESLGAAALRIAGGIFTKIADIGSDLMKIVFKIKEDDVRNPGVIADCTGDNAGDSVGPTADGFETYGVTGVALITFILLAVGHKLDPAAKEGIQIQLLVWIFVMRIGMIVTSAVSYGINGVYNKGKYGESAKFNFEHPLTSLVWLTSFVSIAMTYLLSYLLIPALGDGTLWWKLSTIITCGTLAGAIIPELVKVFTSTNSGHVREVVTASREGGASLNILSGLIAGNFAAYWLGIAIIALMAGGYAVSTLGLGDIMVAPAIFSFGLIAFGFLGMGPVTIAVDSYGPVTDNAQSVYELSAIETLPNIKQDVKKEFGFEPDFENAKVYLEENDGAGNTFKATAKPVLIGTAVVGATTLIFSIIQLLSAKYGTVGPQGIYEGLSIMNPLFLLGLITGGAVIFWFSGASCQAVTTGAYRAVEFIKKNIKLEGGGERASVEDSKKVVEICTQYAQKGMFNIFLVVFFSTLAFACVNHYYFIGYLISIAIFGLYQAIFMANAGGAWDNAKKLVETELNMKGTELHAATIVGDTVGDPYKDTSSVAMNPIIKFTTLFGLLAVELAITLDPTVSHILAAVFFLISTYFVYRSFYGMRIKTDEA